The following are encoded together in the Candida orthopsilosis Co 90-125, chromosome 5 draft sequence genome:
- a CDS encoding Mlp1 protein (similar to C. parapsilosis CPAR2_401440 and C. albicans MLP1 similar to S. cerevisiae MLP1), with protein sequence MGEDNSSIDKQKEEESEQKVVNASHNDSAINPHSNETDQPQSTNEPAQQAIREKDQSGTTLKRQETDENKLVTNREEDSGMPADDSIHEDPHTSFLQLPASDKQQYTTPSKSLPPLKDQEPIVTPKLFDVAPDNEHSESYNSTQEVASSPIRNDILSCTHDDDILDGNSKTTVRNFLSIDENELKALQDNHLLRTLSTKAHEFERLQTQNSQFRLKLEETFTNSRNKINSLQQKYSEADNSLLSLRDENAELVSNCKKQEVKVRELELSNQQLALQVNEYQRLSSEKASELKELNEKQSYQEIKHMEKLEELSTANVAQSKKLNQITMEYNRSENEKFTISLSLTKAQNEANFLKDQKLWYEEQLKSAQSKYTDLLQKYESEQSQTESNVSRLTVKSESLKQLVKRHEKTIADLEASLKTESDKKSAAESKLRSVESRIIEESNANQDLLELTKLQSDQRAARIEQLEAYSEELKTKSNDNIETFSSTISSQEQTIAELEEKLERMESVLNAEIGDKKQILEFDANSGLSGISLPTLFAEYNHVKKQLSVERSQREKLEKELENFVIELDARKPAIANYKDQIQFYESLVSELNDKIEKLHADNVSLEKECKRQRSYSVSYENEISSLKQVVKDLGRQICYFLIHSQIRDRNDEPLAFSERSKIEKILDRTGNFEDSVESDSDRLVSERLLTFKDIIELRQKNQDLLIAVRQLTKKLESLEEDSNNLQVVEEAQEAIMTLDSELESANSKLQAITSERDALRKLNNKMADGVAGGNTSLPDLELTKKIEEYESVIKKMRDESVEAVRKVNEELKKANENKNELLTQLSAANKSIELTEMKLSTTQKSIDLAIAEKNQVKSELDFWNKQAQKLEDQLRQKSQDLRVVQARFEQSSTSLVTIQQEKEFANRMQLSLNNELSSLRDDKMKLNDLVVNLQTMLRERDDSIKEITAKLNESSEASQNLQRKLNEKEERLQILSNQSEKTFKAQNSKLEQINDLSLQLLHLKNEVSEKDKRIVELSARLKDATLNAYSKPEVKQLQEDLRIAGDRLVELTKLVNDKETAIVNNVKSFNEERASWEAKYTRLTKEKKNSDDEITKLREANENNAQELEKSKEKFVADYNTLQGKFAEVEVKAEKFDSLERIYEDRLDDANGKLENEKKTVIDLQSKLDVEAEKNLSLNEEIKTMKDKVANNDFVIALLKQEKETINKKLRALEGELSVSRLELENEKNISKTKRAELEDQNRLLLDQLELGGTSENGEDGGSNDVKQVIEYLRREKEGSDTKLFTVEEENSNLRAKVESLQNEVSTLQSLKSNSSILDFGNNEKEQNQLASQLQQINQLKEHTNNLTYEIKKKDADLEKLKTEFNRITTELDTVKQSSQKQITQAGINQQKLRLLEEENARLKAISTNAVSRKADEPKGPPPEIIRMQEQMDKLKNKANDRIKTLKQEHAAREKEINETKDKELKQLKEKIEALQSKEAAPGSQDVKVQQKVEELSKQLNAIKEENSGLIREKNELVKKLFTLEASLKTQFNKEKEELRKSLESSSSNSATDVTKAKYDELQHLLEKTRNEVQQKIDQEKIKTTQEVEKKFEFKMKMLTRKVEKYESESKAKKQTHEAGQGKPLPQQVTQQTTQPMKQPKMQSVVEPTAQSTTQQVTHPTTQPHPQAFSKSSAFGQPPQTKPVQVSQPQTTLQPQLSQMTAQQPTYQFGTRQTDLFGARSSTTQPSVPTTTVQNTSQVSQPVDAGGALNKLTPNEKPSISASVATTTATVPDKAANNDTSVNEIQTESPQTQSQVPSSASQATGKSEQSSLSSSQIPIITAQQPSTTTPVTKPVVKKLSIASPIAPGAESTLNVTRPAIARTEPRNPKTSEEKHGVSPSNERKRSFQDERPKVKKTRQE encoded by the coding sequence ATGGGTGAAgacaattcatcaattgacaaacaaaaggaaGAGGAGTCTGAACAGAAAGTAGTTAATGCTTCTCATAACGACTCCGCAATCAACCCACACAGCAATGAAACCGACCAACCCCAATCGACAAACGAGCCAGCCCAACAAGCAATTAGGGAAAAGGATCAATCAGGCACAACTCTCAAGAGGCAAGAAACAGACGAAAATAAACTAGTCACAAACAGAGAGGAAGATCTGGGGATGCCTGCAGACGACCTGATTCATGAGGATCCGCACACTTCGTTTCTACAACTACCTGCCTCGgataaacaacaatatacAACACCTTCGAAGTCATTGCCACCACTCAAAGATCAAGAACCAATTGTAACTCCTAAATTGTTTGACGTAGCTCCAGATAATGAGCATCTGGAACTGTATAATTCGACTCAAGAGGTGGCCAGTTCGCCCATTAGGAATGACATTTTGTCTTGTACCCACGATGATGATATCCTTGAtggaaattcaaaaaccACCGTGAGAAATTTCCTATCTATCGACGAGAACGAATTGAAAGCATTACAAGATAACCATCTATTAAGAACACTTCTGACAAAGGCACATGAGTTTGAGAGATTACAAACACAGAACAGCCAATTTAGATTAAAGCTAGAAGAGACGTTTACAAATAGTAGAAATAAAATTAACTCACTTCAGCAAAAATATTCAGAGGCAGACAATTCGTTGCTTTCGTTGCGGGATGAGAATGCAGAGTTGGTCTCAAATTGCAAGAAGCAAGAGGTTAAAGTAAGAGAGCTAGAGCTTTctaatcaacaattggcaTTACAAGTTAATGAATATCAAAGACTAAGCTCAGAAAAAGCCTCAGAATTGAAGGAATTGAATGAGAAACAAAGTTATCAGGAGATTAAACACATGGAAAAGCTCGAGGAGTTATCTACTGCGAATGTTGCTCAAAGCAAAAAGCTAAACCAAATAACAATGGAGTATAATAGGtcagaaaatgaaaaatttacGATTAGTTTGCTGTTAACAAAGGCTCAAAATGAAGCAAATTTCTTAAAAGACCAAAAGCTCTGGTATGAGGAACAACTAAAGTCAGCGCAGCTGAAATACACAGATTTGTTACAAAAGTACGAATCAGAGCAATCACAAACTGAGTCCAACGTCAGCAGGTTAACCGTCAAATCGGAGAGCCTCAAACAGTTGGTCAAACGCCACGAAAAGACTATTGCAGATCTAGAAGCGTCATTGAAAACAGAGTCAGACAAAAAATCTGCAGCTGAATCTAAATTGAGGTCTGTCGAGTCCCGCATAATAGAAGAGTCCAACGCAAATCAAGATTTGTTGGAGTTAACTAAACTTCAGAGCGATCAGCGTGCAGCTAGAATTGAGCAGTTAGAAGCTTATTCTGAAGAACTtaaaaccaaatcaaatgataaCATAGAAACTTTCAGCTCAACCATATCATCACAAGAACAAACAATTgctgaattggaagaaaagcTTGAGAGAATGGAATCAGTATTGAATGCAGAAATTGGCGACAAGAAGCAAATACTCGAATTTGATGCTAACTCAGGTTTATCTGGAATTTCATTACCCACTCTTTTCGCCGAATACAATCATGTGAAAAAGCAGCTCTCAGTAGAAAGACTGCAAAGAGAAAAGTTGgagaaagaattggaaaattttgtcattGAGCTTGACGCTAGAAAGCCTGCCATTGCTAATTACAAAgaccaaatccaattttacGAATCTTTGGTATCCGAGTTGAATGACAAGATTGAGAAACTCCACGCAGACAATGTTTCCCTTGAAAAAGAGTGTAAAAGGCAAAGATCCTATAGCGTTAGTTATGAAAACGaaatttcatctttgaaacaagTGGTCAAAGATTTGGGAAGGCAAATATGCTACTTTCTCATACACTCACAGATTAGGGACAGGAATGATGAGCCCCTTGCTTTCAGTGAGCGTAgcaagattgaaaaaattctAGACCGCACAGGCAATTTCGAGGACTCCGTCGAGTCAGACTCTGATAGGCTAGTATCAGAGAGATTGCTAACATTCAAGGATATAATAGAGCTTCGACAAAAAAATCAGGACTTGCTTATTGCGGTAAGACAATTAACAAAGAAGTTGGAAAGTTTAGAGGAAGACAGTAACAACTTACAAGTTGTGGAGGAAGCCCAAGAGGCGATAATGACTTTGGATAGTGAGTTGGAAAGTGCTAATTCCAAGCTCCAAGCAATTACTAGTGAAAGAGACGCTCTTCGAAAACTCAACAATAAAATGGCTGATGGAGTGGCTGGAGGGAACACTTCGTTGCCAGATTTGGAACTAactaaaaaaattgaggaATATGAATCTGTGATCAAGAAAATGAGGGACGAGTCAGTAGAGGCTGTAAGAAAAGTAAATGAGGAGTTGAAGAAAGCTAATGAGAACAAAAACGAACTTTTAACACAACTTTCTGCGGCCAACAAATCCATCGAATTGACAGAGATGAAATTGTCTACTACTCAGAAATCAATCGACTTAGCAATTGCGGAGAAGAATCAAGTCAAATCAGAGCTAGACTTTTGGAATAAACAAGCACAAAAATTGGAGGACCAATTGAGACAAAAATCGCAAGACCTTCGGGTAGTTCAAGCAAGGTTTGAACAGAGCAGTACATCATTGGTCACTatacaacaagaaaaggaaTTTGCTAATAGAATGCAATTGTCGCTTAACAATGAGCTTTCATCGTTGAGAGACgacaagatgaaattgaatgatttggtTGTTAACTTGCAAACGATGCTAAGGGAAAGAGATGACTCAATCAAAGAGATTACAGCTAAGCTTAATGAATCATCCGAGGCATCTCAGAACTTACAGAGGAAACtcaatgaaaaagaagaaagacTCCAGATATTGTCCAACCAATCGGAAAAGACGTTCAAAGCACAGAATAGCAAGTTGGAACAAATCAATGACTTGAGCTTACAGTTGTTACATTTAAAGAACGAAGTGTCAGAGAAGGACAAGCGTATAGTGGAGTTGAGTGCTAGATTGAAAGATGCAACGCTTAATGCATACAGTAAACCGGAGGTTAAGCAATTGCAGGAAGATTTGAGAATTGCAGGGGACCGACTTGTGGAATTGACAAAGTTGGTTAATGATAAGGAAACAGCTATAGTTAATAATGttaaatcattcaatgaAGAGAGAGCTTCCTGGGAGGCAAAGTATACTAGACTTaccaaagagaaaaagaattcagatgatgaaattacaaaattgagAGAAGCGAATGAAAATAATGCAcaggaattggaaaaatcaaaGGAAAAATTTGTAGCTGATTATAATACGTTGCAAGGCAAATTTGCCGAAGTTGAAGTTAAggctgaaaaatttgatagTTTGGAAAGAATTTACGAGGACAGGCTTGACGATGCTAATGGAAAACTTgagaatgaaaagaaaacgGTTATTGACTTGCAGAGTAAGTTGGATGTGGAGGcggaaaaaaatttgtcaTTGAATGAGGAAATCAAAACTATGAAAGATAAGGTAGCAAACAACGATTTTGTTATAGCGTTGCTCAAACaggaaaaggaaacaatcaataaaaaattgagGGCCTTAGAAGGTGAGCTCAGTGTCAGTAGATTGGAGTTGGagaatgaaaagaatatttcaaaaacaaagcGAGCTGAGTTGGAGGATCAAAACAGACTTTTACTCgatcaattggaattgggTGGCACTTCGGAAAATGGCGAGGATGGTGGATCAAATGACGTTAAACAGGTTATTGAGTATCTTCGTCGTGAGAAAGAAGGAAGCGATACTAAGCTTTTCACcgttgaagaagaaaattcaaatttgagGGCCAAGGTAGAAAGTTTACAAAACGAGGTATCGACCCTTCAATCACTAAAGAGCAACTCCAGCATATTGGATTTTGGCAACAACGAGAAggaacaaaatcaactcGCAAGCCAATTGCAACAGATCAACCAGTTGAAGGAGCATACCAATAACCTTACATATGAAATTAAGAAGAAAGACGCCGAccttgaaaaattgaaaaccGAATTCAATAGGATAACGACCGAATTGGATACTGTCAAGCAAAGTTCTCAGAAACAAATAACCCAAGCCGGAATCAATCAGCAGAAATTACGATTACTTGAGGAGGAGAATGCGCGTCTCAAAGCTATTTCAACAAACGCGGTGTCTAGGAAGGCTGATGAGCCCAAGGGCCCACCACCAGAAATTATTAGAATGCAAGAGCAAATGGATaagttgaaaaacaaagctAATGACAGAATCAAGACATTGAAGCAGGAACATGCCGCTAGAGAGAAGGAGATTAATGAAACCAAAGATAAAGAgttgaagcaattgaaggagaagaTTGAAGCCTTACAAAGTAAAGAAGCTGCTCCAGGCTCTCAAGATGTAAAAGTACAACAAAAGGTTGAGGAGTTGAGCAAACAGCTAAATGCCATAAAGGAGGAAAACAGTGGATTGATACGTGAAAAGAACGAATTGGTTAAAAAGTTGTTCACCTTGGAGGCCAGCTTAAAAACTCAGTTcaacaaagagaaagaggAATTGCGCAAGTCTCTCGAATCTTCAAGCTCGAATAGTGCTACAGATGTTACAAAGGCAAAATATGATGAACTTCAACACCTCTTGGAAAAGACCAGGAACGAGGTgcaacaaaaaattgatcaagagAAGATAAAGACCACACAAGAGgttgaaaagaagtttgagttcaaaatgaaaatgttgaCGAGAAAGGTTGAGAAGTATGAGTCAGAGTCAAAGGCAAAGAAACAGACACACGAAGCAGGACAAGGGAAGCCTTTACCCCAACAGGTGACACAACAAACGACGCAACCAATGAAACAGCCAAAAATGCAGTCAGTGGTAGAGCCAACGGCGCAATCTACGACTCAACAAGTCACACATCCAACGACACAGCCACACCCACAAGCATTTCTGAAGAGCTCAGCCTTTGGTCAACCACCTCAAACTAAACCAGTACAAGTTTCACAGCCACAAACAACTTTGCAACCTCAATTAAGTCAAATGACAGCACAGCAACCAACTTATCAATTTGGCACCCGACAAACCGATTTGTTTGGAGCGCGTAGTTCCACAACCCAGCCATCAGTACCCACCACCACAGTCCAAAACACTTCACAAGTGCTGCAACCAGTTGATGCTGGCGGTGCTTTAAATAAATTGACGCCAAATGAGAAACCAAGTATCAGTGCTAGTGTAGCAACTACTACGGCAACTGTTCCAGACAAAGCAGCCAATAATGACACCCTGGTAAATGAAATCCAGACTGAATCACCACAAACGCAATCACAAGTGCCATCTTCCGCTTCGCAGGCTACTGGGAAATCGGAGCAACTGTCATTATCGCTGTCTCAAATCCCAATAATTACAGCACAACAGCCGTCAACAACCACGCCTGTGACTAAACCCGTGGTTaaaaaactttcaattgcatCTCCTATTGCTCCTGGTGCAGAGTCTACCTTGAATGTAACACGTCCTGCGATTGCAAGGACTGAACCAAGAAACCCCAAGACTTCTGAAGAAAAGCACGGTGTCTCGCCAAGTAATGAGCGCAAGAGATCTTTCCAAGATGAAAGACCGAAAGTTAAAAAAACCAGACAAGAATGA